taataaaattgcacatattgacaaaataaattctttaaatgATCAATATGCAAGGAAACGTTtagaattaatatcattaattaaaccattaagtaattattttcaatatttttctattttttatatttctttacacAAATACAAATACTGAAGCAACAATATATAGAACTTTAGAATACATTATTAGATGCAAAGATAAATGCGTTGGAAGACTATAGAAGGTCACAATCAGTTcttcaagaaaaattagaaaataaaaataattttatgcaacaggaggaagaaaaagtagaacaagaaatacaaaaaattcaaatgaaatttaaatttgatagagaaaagtatatattgattacacagttatatgaatttattatctaattaagAGATTgatactaatattaatataggCTCAAAGAGGATATGTATAATCGTCTCCTTGACTCAGCTGGAATTTTTCAAATGGAAGTTTCTAAGTGTATACAAGAACCTATACATAAACTtatgagagaaaatattatattgaataattatttaaccgaaattatgaatgaaagtcTTACTGAAAAAGAAGTATTTGCAAACTCCAAGTAaggatattattttgtattattattgtttttttataaatgttcttaatttattttttagatctATGAAGAAAGAGCTTCTTCaaaaacataaatttaattatttaggcaccagatataatataaaaatttctaaaattcaAAATCATCTTTTAAAATCCTTAAAAGAGGTGCATGCAGATACAGAaagacatttaattaatttcaagcTTTTAAGTCAAAATCTACAGAAAGATTTGGTTAATAAAGATCATGTAGAAGAACAAATGAATATTTCTGAGGCACATATGAAACAATTGGAAATAATGTtgtacagagagagaatagaaattaCTACCTCAAATTATATACGGAAAAGGAtacaatgtaaaattaaaaaatgtaggGAAACACTTTATGATGTCAAATATGCTGTAATATGCGCACTACAGGTataataagttaaaaaaatattgaaagataatgaaaatagaattattCGATGTggacaattaattataattttcaacaaaatgtaatatttgtgTAGATGAGAGATAGTGACTCTAAGTTTGCACAAATggataaaaaatgtttgttgctacatttacaaaatattatcacAGAAGGTCAAGCCTATATGtcaaatattacaattacatCGTAAGTACTTCAATGAATTAACTTACTAGAATggatatgtataattatatgtgtgtatgtgtataattcAGTCACTATTACATtgcataaaatattcattttaaacataataaatataaatacaaaggaTGGAATCTATACCGCAGTCAAGTAATGTGTATTTTTATGGAGATCTTGGATTTGATCCGACACCTGTTGAGTTAAGAAAACCAATTGagataatagaaaaggaaatactTCCACCTATCACCTCAGAAGTTTTTAGTATAGAAGAACAACTagtaagatttattttatagataagaaatattcatagattttttaatacacgaataataactaatataggaaaaagaaccaaaaaaagattttatagaaGATGAAAGTTTAGCTGTGTTTGAGGAACCATcagagaaagaatttattgaATCTAAATATTCAAGTGTAGAGGATTCAATTCCTGAAGAATTTGAAGCAACAGAAATTGACAATGATGAATTTTaatgattgaaaataatagagatttaatataaaatatatattatcatataaatacatgataaaataaatttatattgagATCACTGCTcagaaagttatatatatatataataaagtttaaacgtttttttataatatcaataatcaTAATGTgaatataagaatttatttttatatgagaGAATTTAATgatatgttataataaaatattatacaagtttaatataaaataattaatttttaatttttaatatatacatttataatcatcactatttatattcaaatataaatacatcttACCTTCATTCCTTTTGCTCTATTTTATGATCTGATTTAATATATCTCTTCACTTTAGCCTTGGTTCGTTTCCTAcaacaatttaatatatttttattgatttaaataagacaatataaatcaaaatctATGTTGTTAATCCTATATAAATAGTTAtgagaaatataatacttacagAACAATGTTTGCTGGTGCAACAATATTCCTTTGTTGCAATGATTTATAAcgatcttttaataaattaccaATACGTGTTACATTTCTTAAATTACCAGTTAATTCT
This window of the Vespula vulgaris chromosome 6, iyVesVulg1.1, whole genome shotgun sequence genome carries:
- the LOC127064519 gene encoding uncharacterized protein LOC127064519 isoform X2, with the protein product MQQEEEKVEQEIQKIQMKFKFDREKLKEDMYNRLLDSAGIFQMEVSKCIQEPIHKLMRENIILNNYLTEIMNESLTEKEVFANSKSMKKELLQKHKFNYLGTRYNIKISKIQNHLLKSLKEVHADTERHLINFKLLSQNLQKDLVNKDHVEEQMNISEAHMKQLEIMLYRERIEITTSNYIRKRIQCKIKKCRETLYDVKYAVICALQMRDSDSKFAQMDKKCLLLHLQNIITEGQAYMSNITITSMESIPQSSNVYFYGDLGFDPTPVELRKPIEIIEKEILPPITSEVFSIEEQLEKEPKKDFIEDESLAVFEEPSEKEFIESKYSSVEDSIPEEFEATEIDNDEF
- the LOC127064519 gene encoding uncharacterized protein LOC127064519 isoform X1, which codes for MVDLEKYKGNINLPERLQSPDLKNDKNEKVEGPVIINMQKAFYDLKINDINNRIQRLKEDMYNRLLDSAGIFQMEVSKCIQEPIHKLMRENIILNNYLTEIMNESLTEKEVFANSKSMKKELLQKHKFNYLGTRYNIKISKIQNHLLKSLKEVHADTERHLINFKLLSQNLQKDLVNKDHVEEQMNISEAHMKQLEIMLYRERIEITTSNYIRKRIQCKIKKCRETLYDVKYAVICALQMRDSDSKFAQMDKKCLLLHLQNIITEGQAYMSNITITSMESIPQSSNVYFYGDLGFDPTPVELRKPIEIIEKEILPPITSEVFSIEEQLEKEPKKDFIEDESLAVFEEPSEKEFIESKYSSVEDSIPEEFEATEIDNDEF
- the LOC127064519 gene encoding uncharacterized protein LOC127064519 isoform X3, which encodes MYNRLLDSAGIFQMEVSKCIQEPIHKLMRENIILNNYLTEIMNESLTEKEVFANSKSMKKELLQKHKFNYLGTRYNIKISKIQNHLLKSLKEVHADTERHLINFKLLSQNLQKDLVNKDHVEEQMNISEAHMKQLEIMLYRERIEITTSNYIRKRIQCKIKKCRETLYDVKYAVICALQMRDSDSKFAQMDKKCLLLHLQNIITEGQAYMSNITITSMESIPQSSNVYFYGDLGFDPTPVELRKPIEIIEKEILPPITSEVFSIEEQLEKEPKKDFIEDESLAVFEEPSEKEFIESKYSSVEDSIPEEFEATEIDNDEF